The genomic region CTCGAACGTCGACGTGACGCCGACGATTCCGACGAGGCCCGCCAGCGTCGCGAGGACGGCCGGCGGCGCGAGCATCGCCAGCGGCGGCGAGTGGACGTGCCCCAGCTCGTCGGGCTTCTCCCCGAAGAACAGCATCAGGAAGCGGATGGAGTAGAGGAACGTGAAGACGCTCCCGAAGACGGCGACCACCGGGATGAGCCAGAAGATGCCGCCCGAGGCGGCCCCGGTCTCCCACGCGCCGTGGAAGAGGAACTCCTTGGAGTAGAACCCGTTGAACGGCGGGATGCCGGCCATCCCGAGCGCGGCGACGGCCGCGATGACCGCGGTGAACGGCAGGTCCTCACGGAGGCCACCTAACTCGGCTATCTTCCGCGTCCCTGCCTCGTGCGCGATGATACCTGCGACGAGGAACAGGGTCGCCTTGAACAGCGCGTGGTTCAGGATGTGGAACGCACCCGTCTCCGCGCCGAGGTGGCCCGCGAAGCCGAAGCCGGCGACGATGAGGCCCAGATGGGAGGCGGTCGAGTACGCGAGCAGCTCCTTGATGTCGGTCGCCGAGACCGCGAGGATGGCCGTGACGGTCATCGTCAACAGGCCCAGCGTCGCGAACACGAGTGTCCACAGTTCGAGACTACCCGGGTGTGCGCCCTCGGGCATGAACAGCGGGCGCATCCGGCCGACGAGGTAGACGCCGGCCTTGACCATCGTCGCGGAGTGCAGGAAGGCCGAAACCGGCGTCGGGGCCTCCATGGCGTTCGGCAGCCAGATGTGCAGGGGAACCTGCGCGGACTTGGCCGCCGCACCGATGCCGATGAGTGCGAGGACGAGCCAGAAGACGCCCTGCTCCTCCATCGCGGCGCGCATCGCCTCGGCGTTCTCCGCGCTACCCAGCATGGCGTTCTCGCCGCCGAACAGCGCCCACGTCGCCTGGCCGAGCGCGTCGACACTGACCGTGTGCAGGATGACGAAGCCGACCAGCATGAACAGGCCACCCGCGACCGTGATGAGCATGGATTTGCGGGCGGCGTACTGCGAGGATTCCTGGTCGGTGTAGTGCCCGATGAGCAGGAACGAGGTCAGGCTCGTCAGCTCCCAGAACAGGAAGAGGGTGATGAGGTCGGCCGCGAGCGCGACGCCCAGCATCGACCCCATGAACGCCAGCAGCGTGGCGTAATACTTCGGCTGCCCGGGTTCGCCGTGCATGTACCCACCCGAGTAGGTGAGGATTGCGACGCCAACCCCGGTGGCGAGCGTGGCGATGAGCAGCGAGAGTCCATCGACGTAGAACCGCAGGGATACGTCGAGTGTCGGTATCCACTCCACCCCCGCACTGCCGTGCGTGCCGTAGAGCTGGGAGACCAGCCCGAGACACACGAGCGCGACGGCCGCAGCGAAGTACGCCGTCCGTTCGCCGAGGACGCGAAAGACGAACGGGACGGCGGCCGCGCCGAGGAACGGCAGGCCCACGAGGGCGAGGAGGACCGCAAGGTCCGGTGTCATAGCTACTCGAAACGTACGACGAACCCGACTTATGTCTTCTTAAAGCGGTCGCTCACGTTCATCGCAGTACGAAACGTTATGTACGACCCCGATGCACGATAGGATACGATGCACCGCGGCTGTGATTACAGACGGGCGAGCGTGACATCGGTGTGTCGAGGTGGCCATGAGTAGTCAGACGACCGTCATCGACGGCCGACTCTCGAAGGGCGAGATATTCGACGTTCTTCGCAACCAACGACGCCGGTTCGTCCTCCAGTACCTCAAACGGCGGGGCGAACCGGTCGAACTCGGCGACCTCGCGACCCAGGTCGCCGCCTGGGAGTACCGCACTCCCTGCGAGAAGGTCACCTCGGAACAGCGCAAGCGCGTCTACACGACCCTCCAGCAGACCCACCTCCCCCGGATGGCGGAGGCGAACATCATCGAGTACGACTCCGACTCGGGGCTCATCCAACCCACCACGCGCACGAAGGACCTCTCTATCTACCTCGAGATCGTCCCCGGCAGCGAACTCCCCTGGCGCGAGTACTACCTCTCGCTCGGGGCGGTCAGCTGTGCGCTCTGTGCCGCGGTCTGGGGCAACGTCTACCCGTTCACCGTGCTGCCCGACGTGGCATGGGCGATGCTCATCTCCGTCTCGTTCACCGTCTCCGCCGCGATACACATCTACTACGAGCAGAACATGCGGTTGGGCGACCTCGAGGTCCCGCCCGAACTCGACCTCGAGTGACCAGCTCATTCGATTCCGCGCGGGATATCGCGGCACGCTTGGCCGTTCCGTTTATACCACCGTACCACCGATTAGCACCAGATGCAACTTCGGGCCCTCGTAACCGACGACGACGCGCTCTCGCCGGTCATCGGTGTCGTGCTGATGGTGGCGGTGACGGTCGTGCTGTCTGCCGCCGTCGGGGCGTTCGTCCTCGATATCGGCTCGCAGGTGACACAGAAATCACCGAACGTCGTCGTGGGGTACGATTTCGCTGTGGACGGGGCCTCGGACGAGTACGTCAACCTGACCCACACCGGCGGTGACGACGTGAAATCGGGGAACGTCGAGGTGTTCATCAACGGGACGATCGCGTGGAACGACGGTGCGCAGGGCTCGTGGACGGTCGGGGCCGACGACTGGGCGGGCGGAGAGATCACGGGCGGCAACCAGCTCGTCCTGCAGGGTGGGACTGCAGACGTTTCGACCGGCGATTCGGTCCAGGTCATCTGGCGCAAGGGCGACAGCTCGTCCATCCTGAGCAGCAAGACCGTCTCGTAGGGACGACGCAATAATCGTCAGCTTTTATTGCTGGTTCCCCCGACCTACGACATGGACCAACTCAAGGAATCCCTCCTCGACGCGCCGATCATCGAGAAGAACGGATACCACTACTTCGTCCACCCCATCAGCGACGGCGTCCCGCAGCTCGACCCCGGACTCCTCCGCGAGATCGTCATCCGCATCATCCGGAAGGCCGAACTCGAAGAGGTCGACAAGATCGTCACACCGGCCGCGATGGGGATCCACATATCCACGGCCGTCTCCCTGATGACCGACATCCCGCTGACGGTCATCCGGAAGCGCGAGTACGGCCTCGAGGGCGAGGTGTCGCTCGCCCAGCAGACCGGCTACTCCGAGAACGAGATGTTCATCAACGACGTCCACGAGGGCGACCGCGTGCTCGTTCTCGACGACGTGCTCTCGACCGGTGGCACCCTCGCCGCGGTCCTCGGCGCGCTCGACGAGATCGGCGCGGACGTCGTCGACTGCGTCGCGGTCATCAAGAAGGTCGGCGGCGAGAACAAGATCGAGGAGTCACCGTACGACGTGAAGACGCTCATCAACGTCGACGTCGTCGACGGCGAGGTCGTCATCGTCGACGAAGACGGCGACGACTGAGTCGGCCGGCCGTCCCTGTTCTACCCGTTTCAGTCCGCGTCGCTCCCGACCCGTGGGTCGAGCACGGTGTAGGCGATGTCCTGGACGAAGTTGCCGACGATACCCACGAACGCGACCACCATCGTCACGCCGAGGATGAGTGGCATGTCCCGCGCGCTCACCGCCTGAAGCATGAGGGCGGCGAGGCCGTCGATGTTGAACACGGACTCGATGACGAACACGCTGAGGACGAGGACGCTCAGCATGTCGGTGAAGAAGAGCGAGACCAGCGGAATCGCGGCGTTGCGGATGACGTGGCGGGCGACCCGGATGGGACCGGCACCCTTCGCGCGGGCGATCTTCACGAACTCGGTGTCGATGTATTCGAGCGACTCCGCGCGTGCGTAGCGCAACTGTCCTGCGAACAGGGCCGTGGTCAGGGTGGCGATGGGCAGCAGGTAGTACTGCTGCGTGGTCGTGAGTTCGGGTCCGGGCAGGACGCCCCAGTGGAGCGTGAACCCGAGGTGGAACAGTTGGCTGGAGTCGATGGGATAGGGAAACCCGATGATGTTGTGCTGGTTGACGATGGCGTCCACGAGGATGTACGCCAGCCAGAAGTTCGGGACGCCGAGCCCGAGATAGGCGACGGTCGTGACCAGCCTGTCGCTGAAGGTGTGTTGGCGGAACGCGGCGAACAGCCCGAAGCTGATACCGAACACCGCGGCGAGGACGATAGAGGGGACGAGGTACGCGAGTGTCATCCCCGCCCGGTCGCCGATGACGTCGAGGACCGGTTGTCCGGTGCTGTAGGAGATTCCCCAGTCCCCGGTCGAGATACCGACGATCCACTTCGCCCAGCGCTGGACGAGCGGGTCGTTCAGGTTGCGGGCCTCGCGGTAGGCCGCGACGGCCTTGTCGACGTCCTGGCCGGTGTTGCTCGCCTGGTACGCCACCGAGCCGACGTTCGGGTCGTTGGTCAGCGCGATGACGCCGAAGGCGATACTGATGACGAGATACGTCGAGAAGAGTGCGAAGGCACCCCGCCGGAGGAGCTTTCGTCCCATACTCATCGGCGGTCACCTCCCATGGGTGCTGTACCGTCGGTGGAGAGCATCGTTCGACTCAGCGGTCACCCACTAACGTAATAAAAACCAGTGACAGAGACGGTGTTTTCACCAGAGATCGGTCGCTTTCGGGTGGTTCCAATGTTAAATACCAGTTTGACATTTTAGTACCTTTTTACGGTTCGGGCAATATGTCTGGGTCACGAATGACGGTCCGCCCTGGTTCCTCGACATCGGAGGTGCAGACAGATGGCGACACGTAGCGGGACCGACCGCGCCCAGTTCGAGACCATCGACTGGGACGCGGTCGAACCGACAGGCGGGGTCCTGACCCGCCGTAGCTGGCTGTTCCTGCTGAGCGTCGCCGCGATTCTCCTGCTTCTGTTGTACGACGTGTTCGTGGCCGCCCCCGACCCACTCTTCCACAACGTCGGGCTACAACAGGGGATACAGGACCCCTTCACCTGGGACGTCCGCGGCATCGACTGGGTGTTCATGCTCTCGTTGCTCGTGTTCGGCTTCTACATCCTCGCCCCGCTCGTCGACGATATGGCGCGGACGAAGCGATATGCGGCCGAACTCCGCAAGAACAAGTCGGCGACGTTCGCGCTCGGGTACCTCGTCTGTTTCTTCGTGTTCGGTGTGGTCGGCACCATAATCGTCGGTCGCCCCTCGACGAACGTCTCGAAGACCTCCCGGCCCCCGGTGTCGTTCGCGACCCCGCTCGGTCGCATCGACCTGTTCACGCTGCTCGTCCTCCTCGGCGTGACGCTGCTCGGGAGCTGGGTGTTGCTGGCGAAGTTCGACCGTGACCGTGAACTGGCAGGCGTTGCGCCGATAACAGGGGCAATCGCCCGGTTCGGGCTGGTCTCGCTCCTCGTCTCGACGCCACTGGCCGTCCTGTTCTCGGTCTTCCCGTTCGCCCCACTGACGGTCGCGGCCGGTGCCGGTGTTCTCGCCGGGGTCGTCGCGGTCGCGGTCTGGGCAGCCCGGGCCGACTTCAGGCTGGGCAGCGAGACGCTCCGGGGGCTCGCGGTGGTCGGGGGCGCGTTCGCGGTCCTGTTCGTCGCCGGCTTCGCAGTGGTTCAGACGGTCCTCTACGGCTTCCTCGGGTTCGACCCGCTGGCGACCGGCGTGGTCGCCACGACCTGCGAGGGGGCCGCGGCCGTCTCCGGTGGCTGTTACGGAACCTGGGCGGAGCCGCTCGGCACGAACCGCTGGGGCAAGAGCATGGTCAAACTCGTGTTCGACGGGATGCGCATCGCCCTCCAGGTCGCGCTCATCTCGTCGGTGCTCATCGTCCCGCTCGCGACGCTGACCGGCACGGTCGCGGGCTACGTCGGTGGCATCGTCGACGACCTGCTCATGAGTTACGTCGACATCCAGCAGACGGTGCCCGCCATCGTGGTCTACATGATCACGGTCCACGTGTTCGGGCGCAGCCTGTTCGTCCTCGTCCTCGTCTTCGGTCTGCTCTCGTGGGGTGGGGCGGCCCGCCTCGTGCGCTCCGAAGTGCTCCAGCGCCGCGAGGAGGACTACATCACCGCGGCAGAGAGCGCCGGTGCCGGCAAGACCCGAATCATGTTCCACCACGTCCTCCCGAACGTCTCGAACACCGTCCTCACGTCGGTGACACGCCAGATTCCACAGCTCGTCCTCGCGGAGGCAGCCATCGCCTTCCTGAACCTCAACGACATCATGCTCATCTCGTGGGGCGAGACAGTCAACATCTCGCTGAAGTTCCTCCCCGACGGCTGGTGGATGTCGACCATCCCGGTCGTCTTCCTCGCCGTGACGGTGCTCTCGTTCAGCGTGCTGGGAGACGCCCTTCGTGACGTGCTGGACCCGCGAGGTGGTGCCTGATGTCGCTGCTCGAGGTCCGTGACCTCTCGGTCACCTTCGACACCGACGGCGGGACAGTCCATGCAGTCGACGGGGTCTCCTTCGACGTCGACCGCGGCGAGACGGTCTGTATCGTCGGTGAGTCCGGCTCCGGGAAGACGGTGACCAGCGAGTCCATCACGCGACTCGTCCGTGAGCCACCGGGGAGCGTCGAGGCGGCCCGGGTCAGTTTCGAGGGCGACGACCTCTCCCGGATTCCGAAGAAGCGACTCCGCCAGCTTCGCGGGGACCGCATCGCCCACGTGTTCCAGAACCCGCAGGGGTCGCTGAACCCGGTATACACCGTCGGTCGGCAGATAATCGAGGCGATTCGACTCCACGAGGACGTTTCGAAAGCGGCCGCGCGGACGCGAGCCATCGACCTGCTCGACCGGGTCGGCATCCCGACGGCTGGCGAGCGCATCGACGACTACCCCCACGAGTTCTCCGGCGGGCAGAAACAGCGCGTCGTCATCGCGATGGCCATCGCCGCGAACCCGGACCTGCTCATCGCGGACGAGCCGACGACCGCGCTCGACGTGACCATCCAGGCACAGATTCTCCGCCTGCTGCGGGACCTGCAGGACGAGTACGGGATGGCGATGTTGCTCATCACGCACGACCTCGGCGTCGTCGCGGAGGTCGCCGACCGCGTCGTCGTGATGTACGCCGGGAAGGTGATGGAGACCGGCGACGTGTACGAGATATTCGAGAACCCGTCCCACCCCTACACCAAGGCGCTGCTCGACTGCCTCCCCGGCCGGCGAACCGGCGCAGAGGGCATTCCGGGGACCCTGCCGGACCCGAAGCAGCCACCCGACGGGTGTCGCTTCGCGAACCGGTGCCCGCACGCCATCGACGCCTGCAGGGAGGGCGACCACCCGCCGCTCGTCCCCGTCGCCGACGGCAGCACGACTCACGAGGCCGCCTGCGTCTACTACCAGGCTGGCTACGACGCCAGCACCGTCCGGAACGGCTCCAGTGAAGCGGCCGAGACAGAGGGCTGGAGCGACGACGCGAACGCCGGCTGGGGAACCGGCCGGACCGACGGTGGAACCGAGGTCGACGATGCGGTGGACGGCGAGTCCGAGACCAGCCGAGGTGACACACGATGAGCGACCGACAGCACCAGAAACGAGAGCGCGACCCCCTGCTGACCGTCCGCGGCCTGAAGAAACACTACCCCATCACCAAGGGACTCCTGCGCCGCGAGGTCGGTCGCGTGAAGGCGGTCGACGGTATCGACTTCACGCTCTACCGTGGGGAGACTCTCGGCCTCGTCGGCGAATCCGGCTGTGGGAAATCCACGGCAGCGACCTCACTCCTCCGACTGGAGGAACCGACCGACGGCGAGGTGCTGTTCCACGGCGACGTTCCCAGTGACGACGGCGGGCGCTCCTCGCTCGCCGGGCTCTTCGGCTCGGGTCGGCGTCACTCGGATGTTGACCGCGACGACCGGGACGTACTCGGCTTCTCGGACACCCAGCTGAAGCGGTTCCGGCGGTCCGGGCAGATGATATTCCAGGACCCGACGAGCTCGTTCGACCCCCGGATGTCCGTCGGAGAGTCGGTCGCGGAACCGCTCATCGTCCACGGGATGGACGACCCCGACCGCCGGCGCGCCATCGTCGAGGACCTGCTCGACCGGGTGGGCCTCGCTGCGTCGGACTTCGACCGCTACCCCCACGAGTTCTCGGGCGGCCAGAAACAGCGCATCGCGCTCGCCCGCGCGCTCGTGGTCAACCCCGAGTTCGTCGTGGCCGACGAGCCGGTCTCGGCACTCGACGTGTCCATCCAGGCCGAGATTCTGTCCTTGATGCGCGACCTGCAGGACCGGTTCGGGCTCTCGATGCTGTTCATCAGCCACGACATGGGCGTCATCCGCGAAATCTGTGACCGTGTCGCCGTGATGTACCTCGGCGAGATCGTCGAGGTCGCCCCCACGGAGGAGCTGTTCCAGAACCCACAGCACCCCTACACGAAGGCGCTGCTCGGCTCCATCCCCGAACCTGACCCGCGAAAACGCGGCCTCGGGATGGAGCTCACCGGCGACGTGCCCAGCCCCGAGAACCCACCATCGGGCTGCCGGTTCCACACCCGCTGCCCGGTCGTCATCCAGCCGGACGAGGTCGACTTCCCGCAGGAGGAGTGGCGTCGCGTCCTCGACTTCCGCCAGCAGGTCGAGAACGGCGGCATCGACCGCGACGGCGTGGTCGAGCTGGCACTCGCCCGGTCCGGGAGTGACTCAGAGGACGCGCTCTCACAGGACGACCTTCGGCGTGCGCTCCGCGCCGAGTTCGACCTGCCCGGTGAACTCGCCGAGGCCGACGCCGAGGCGACGCTCTCGAACGCTATCGACCTCGTACTCGCGGAGAACACCGACGCCGCGACCGAGCTGCTCGCGGATTCGTTCTGGACACCCTGCGCGCAGGACACGCCAGTGACGGAGCGCGTCGGAGATAATCATACGGCCGCCTGCCACCTCGTCGAGGGGGAGACCATGGCCGAGGCCGAAGTCTCGGCGGACGACTGACCGCCTTCACGTCGTTTTTCGACGGTTGTGTATGTGTCGAAAGCTAGCACAAATCATGTCTGTTTAAATGTCTGTTACCCAATCGTTCAACTGTGAAAATAACAGAGGGCGTCCACGCCTTGCCGTTGACACTCGAGGTGCAGGACCAGGAGCTCACCATCAACCCAGCCGCGGTCGAGACGGAGCGCGGCCTCATCCTCGTCGACACGGGGCTGCCACCGACCGTCGACAAGCTCGATGCGGCGCTCGATTCAGCCGGGTTCGACTGGGACGACATCTGGGCAGTGCTCCTGACGCACCAGGACGTCGACCACGTCGGCGGTCTCACGGCAGTCATCGAGCGTGCCGACCCCGTCGTCTTCGCCCACCGCGAGTGCGCCCCCTACGTCGACGGCCGGGAGCACCCCATCAAGCTCGAAGACGAGAGATACCCGCCGGTCCCGGTCGACGTCGAACTCTCCGACGGCGACCGATTCGGGACGACTGCCGGGCCGATGGAGGTCGTGTTCACGCCCGGACACGCCCCCGGTCACATCTCACTCTACTTCGAAGAGGCGTCACTGCTCCTCTCGGCCGACGCCCTTCACGCTCCCGACGGTGACATCGATGGCCCCCGAGTACCACTCGACGAAGACCTCGCAGTCGACTCCATCGAGACGCTCTCGGAGTTCTCCTTCGAGCGAACCCTCTGCTACCACGGCGGGTTCGTCGAGGACGGAACTGGGGCGGTCGAGGCGGTACTGGATGAACGCGAGGACTGAGTCAGGGCCAGAACGGGGGCGTTGACTTTCGGTTCTCGCCGGTGTTCGAGGATGGCGGGAGGTAGATTTGAACTACCTCACTCCGCTCCGCTTCGTCCGTGAGTTCAATCTACCGTGACCGACTTCGCGACTCATGGACTCGTCGCTTCGCTCCTCGTCGTTGTTCGTCGCAATAGTAGCGGGAGGTAGATTTGAACCTCGCCCGAGAACCTGTGCTTCGCACAGAACCTCGGTCTGGTTCAAACTACCACAGTTCTATTTTCAGAATTCAGGGTTCGTTCGACTACGTCTCACTCACCAATTGAATTCTGAAAAATAGCGGGAGGTAGATTTGAACTACCGATCTGCGGGTTATGAGCCCGCCGGAATCTCCTGGCTATCCCATCCCGCTACTTCTGCATATTCCCGTCCCACGGATAAGGGTTATGAGTTGGAGGTCGATTCCGCCAGCGACATTCGTGAGGGTTCGAGGCCAGCCGTGGGCTACTCGACAGCGTACACCTCCACCCATAGGTAGACGATACCGATGGTGGAGTAGAGGAGACCGAACCCGGTCGGGACCCACTCGCTCTGACTCGCGAAGAGAGCTGCCTGGACGATGCCGAGGAGTACCATCGCCAGCCCGAGCATCGTCTTCAGGCGGTGGCGTTCCATGTGGCTCTCTTCGGTCGGTTCGGTGAAAAATCTCGGGCTGTTGGTCTGGGTCTGTGGCAGGAGGTAGATTTGAACCTCACTCGCTTCGCTCACGGTTTCACCGTTCGCGTCGCGGTTCTCGCTACGCTCCGAACCGCGCACCGCTCGCTGGTTCAAACGACCACAGTTCTATTTCGCCGAACTCGCGACTCGCTCGCCTACGTCTCGCTCGTCGATTGAGTTCGGCAGAAATAGCGGGAGGTAGATTTGAACTACCTCACTCCGCTCCGCTTCGTTCGTGAGTTCAATCTACCGTGACCGACTTTGCGACTCATGGACTCGTCGCTTCGCTCCTCGCCGTTGTTCGTCGCAAAAGTAGCGGGAGGTAGATTTGAACTACCGATCTGCGGGTTATGAGCCCGCCGGAATCTCCTGGCTATCCCATCCCGCTACTTCTGCATAACCCGGTGCACTAGTTAAGGGTTGTGATTAGGACGCCGTGTGTGAGTTTCTCCCTGTCGCTCGGTGGCGATTTCCAGGCGTCTCGGGGCGAAAATTAACCCCCACTCAGTCGTGCTGGACGCGCCAGGTGAACAGGCTCTCGGCGACGTAGTTCACGAGCATGCCGACGCCGATGCCGGTGACCTTCGCGAAGACGAACCAGGCGTCGATACCGAGGAGGTCGAGGTCCAGCGCGATGACCCGGAACACGACCCAGAAGGTGCCCAGCTGGACGAGGATGCCGCCGGCCCGGACGACGTTCGACCGGGCGAGTCGCTTGAGGGTCGGGAGGATACCGCCTGCGCCCTGCTCGGAGAACGTCCAGTTGTCGTTGAGCAGGAACATGACGACGACGGCGACCTCGATGCCGACGAAGACGGCGAGTTCGGGGAACACGCCGAGTTCGCTGAGGATGGTCGCGGTGGTCACGTCGAACATCGCGCCGACCACCCCGACCGAGGCGAACTTTCCGAAGCGGACGCCGGAGGTCAGCGAGTCGACGTGGTCGTCGACGGTGTCCCGGAGGCCGGTGTCGTCACTCATCGGACTCCCTGGCGAGGCGGTCGACCAGCGGGTTGGTGTTCGAGCGACGGTTCGAGATGAACGAGTGGAGTCGGTTCCCGGTGAGCCGTTTGGCGCGGTGGCGCGATTTCACGAGCGAGAGCGCGAGTTCGATGGTCGTCCCGACGGGCGAGACGGTCGATTCTGGCTGGTCCTCCCAGATGACCGGGACCTCCGCGACGCGGTAGCCCCGGGCGTTCGTCATCGCGATGAGTTCGAGGTCCCACGCGAAGCCGGCCTCGTAGAGGTGGCCGCGGACCTGCTGCCAGGCCTCGCGGTCGATGGCCTTCGCGCCGCACTGGAAGTCGTACAGGTCGACGTTGAGGAAGGTCCGGGCGAGGA from Haloarchaeobius sp. HME9146 harbors:
- the mbhE gene encoding hydrogen gas-evolving membrane-bound hydrogenase subunit E gives rise to the protein MTPDLAVLLALVGLPFLGAAAVPFVFRVLGERTAYFAAAVALVCLGLVSQLYGTHGSAGVEWIPTLDVSLRFYVDGLSLLIATLATGVGVAILTYSGGYMHGEPGQPKYYATLLAFMGSMLGVALAADLITLFLFWELTSLTSFLLIGHYTDQESSQYAARKSMLITVAGGLFMLVGFVILHTVSVDALGQATWALFGGENAMLGSAENAEAMRAAMEEQGVFWLVLALIGIGAAAKSAQVPLHIWLPNAMEAPTPVSAFLHSATMVKAGVYLVGRMRPLFMPEGAHPGSLELWTLVFATLGLLTMTVTAILAVSATDIKELLAYSTASHLGLIVAGFGFAGHLGAETGAFHILNHALFKATLFLVAGIIAHEAGTRKIAELGGLREDLPFTAVIAAVAALGMAGIPPFNGFYSKEFLFHGAWETGAASGGIFWLIPVVAVFGSVFTFLYSIRFLMLFFGEKPDELGHVHSPPLAMLAPPAVLATLAGLVGIVGVTSTFEVYLGPLGGFINSFVGEVIHAVEPLGAESETFHYYLPTKASPWAGMSAATIALGLVAYPQYDRLHHGIRSLLKGPVRANWWYDNATEALNPNSDRLRDLVQNGLLRTYATWTVAAFATLTILGYVAAGVSPNLPSTLGSVLPIVLVGTVLVVTAMLFSNVSLRTATGVAGVLVAGVSALIGWAVLTQDVSLTTSVPIVLVLSLAVVAALAVSRAPSHIAGVLTLSILGFMVAIFFILANAPDLALTQLVVETLVLVIFLLVLDKLPAFYGKWNRVRVLRDGALSLVVGATVFVTVLLTTANQPDTIATTLAAASYPEAGGTNIVNVILVDFRAFDTMGEIAVVAMAALSVVTLVALRERGETE
- a CDS encoding type IV pilin N-terminal domain-containing protein: MQLRALVTDDDALSPVIGVVLMVAVTVVLSAAVGAFVLDIGSQVTQKSPNVVVGYDFAVDGASDEYVNLTHTGGDDVKSGNVEVFINGTIAWNDGAQGSWTVGADDWAGGEITGGNQLVLQGGTADVSTGDSVQVIWRKGDSSSILSSKTVS
- the hpt gene encoding hypoxanthine/guanine phosphoribosyltransferase — protein: MDQLKESLLDAPIIEKNGYHYFVHPISDGVPQLDPGLLREIVIRIIRKAELEEVDKIVTPAAMGIHISTAVSLMTDIPLTVIRKREYGLEGEVSLAQQTGYSENEMFINDVHEGDRVLVLDDVLSTGGTLAAVLGALDEIGADVVDCVAVIKKVGGENKIEESPYDVKTLINVDVVDGEVVIVDEDGDD
- a CDS encoding ABC transporter permease, with product MSMGRKLLRRGAFALFSTYLVISIAFGVIALTNDPNVGSVAYQASNTGQDVDKAVAAYREARNLNDPLVQRWAKWIVGISTGDWGISYSTGQPVLDVIGDRAGMTLAYLVPSIVLAAVFGISFGLFAAFRQHTFSDRLVTTVAYLGLGVPNFWLAYILVDAIVNQHNIIGFPYPIDSSQLFHLGFTLHWGVLPGPELTTTQQYYLLPIATLTTALFAGQLRYARAESLEYIDTEFVKIARAKGAGPIRVARHVIRNAAIPLVSLFFTDMLSVLVLSVFVIESVFNIDGLAALMLQAVSARDMPLILGVTMVVAFVGIVGNFVQDIAYTVLDPRVGSDAD
- a CDS encoding ABC transporter permease → MATRSGTDRAQFETIDWDAVEPTGGVLTRRSWLFLLSVAAILLLLLYDVFVAAPDPLFHNVGLQQGIQDPFTWDVRGIDWVFMLSLLVFGFYILAPLVDDMARTKRYAAELRKNKSATFALGYLVCFFVFGVVGTIIVGRPSTNVSKTSRPPVSFATPLGRIDLFTLLVLLGVTLLGSWVLLAKFDRDRELAGVAPITGAIARFGLVSLLVSTPLAVLFSVFPFAPLTVAAGAGVLAGVVAVAVWAARADFRLGSETLRGLAVVGGAFAVLFVAGFAVVQTVLYGFLGFDPLATGVVATTCEGAAAVSGGCYGTWAEPLGTNRWGKSMVKLVFDGMRIALQVALISSVLIVPLATLTGTVAGYVGGIVDDLLMSYVDIQQTVPAIVVYMITVHVFGRSLFVLVLVFGLLSWGGAARLVRSEVLQRREEDYITAAESAGAGKTRIMFHHVLPNVSNTVLTSVTRQIPQLVLAEAAIAFLNLNDIMLISWGETVNISLKFLPDGWWMSTIPVVFLAVTVLSFSVLGDALRDVLDPRGGA
- a CDS encoding ABC transporter ATP-binding protein translates to MSLLEVRDLSVTFDTDGGTVHAVDGVSFDVDRGETVCIVGESGSGKTVTSESITRLVREPPGSVEAARVSFEGDDLSRIPKKRLRQLRGDRIAHVFQNPQGSLNPVYTVGRQIIEAIRLHEDVSKAAARTRAIDLLDRVGIPTAGERIDDYPHEFSGGQKQRVVIAMAIAANPDLLIADEPTTALDVTIQAQILRLLRDLQDEYGMAMLLITHDLGVVAEVADRVVVMYAGKVMETGDVYEIFENPSHPYTKALLDCLPGRRTGAEGIPGTLPDPKQPPDGCRFANRCPHAIDACREGDHPPLVPVADGSTTHEAACVYYQAGYDASTVRNGSSEAAETEGWSDDANAGWGTGRTDGGTEVDDAVDGESETSRGDTR
- a CDS encoding ABC transporter ATP-binding protein; translation: MSDRQHQKRERDPLLTVRGLKKHYPITKGLLRREVGRVKAVDGIDFTLYRGETLGLVGESGCGKSTAATSLLRLEEPTDGEVLFHGDVPSDDGGRSSLAGLFGSGRRHSDVDRDDRDVLGFSDTQLKRFRRSGQMIFQDPTSSFDPRMSVGESVAEPLIVHGMDDPDRRRAIVEDLLDRVGLAASDFDRYPHEFSGGQKQRIALARALVVNPEFVVADEPVSALDVSIQAEILSLMRDLQDRFGLSMLFISHDMGVIREICDRVAVMYLGEIVEVAPTEELFQNPQHPYTKALLGSIPEPDPRKRGLGMELTGDVPSPENPPSGCRFHTRCPVVIQPDEVDFPQEEWRRVLDFRQQVENGGIDRDGVVELALARSGSDSEDALSQDDLRRALRAEFDLPGELAEADAEATLSNAIDLVLAENTDAATELLADSFWTPCAQDTPVTERVGDNHTAACHLVEGETMAEAEVSADD
- a CDS encoding MBL fold metallo-hydrolase is translated as MKITEGVHALPLTLEVQDQELTINPAAVETERGLILVDTGLPPTVDKLDAALDSAGFDWDDIWAVLLTHQDVDHVGGLTAVIERADPVVFAHRECAPYVDGREHPIKLEDERYPPVPVDVELSDGDRFGTTAGPMEVVFTPGHAPGHISLYFEEASLLLSADALHAPDGDIDGPRVPLDEDLAVDSIETLSEFSFERTLCYHGGFVEDGTGAVEAVLDERED
- a CDS encoding GtrA family protein — encoded protein: MSDDTGLRDTVDDHVDSLTSGVRFGKFASVGVVGAMFDVTTATILSELGVFPELAVFVGIEVAVVVMFLLNDNWTFSEQGAGGILPTLKRLARSNVVRAGGILVQLGTFWVVFRVIALDLDLLGIDAWFVFAKVTGIGVGMLVNYVAESLFTWRVQHD